In the genome of Rhodamnia argentea isolate NSW1041297 chromosome 3, ASM2092103v1, whole genome shotgun sequence, one region contains:
- the LOC115729674 gene encoding LOW QUALITY PROTEIN: cysteine-rich receptor-like protein kinase 10 (The sequence of the model RefSeq protein was modified relative to this genomic sequence to represent the inferred CDS: inserted 2 bases in 1 codon), with protein sequence MALLLLTCGLLRRKGEETYEVVNYKSGANELTTVESLQFELATIQAATNDFSHEKKLGEGGFGEVFQGKLPNGQQIAVKRLSQSSRQGDEEFKNEVLLVAKLQHRNLVRLLGFCLEGDEKLLAYEFVPNKSLDYFLFDPEKRRQLDWPLRYKIVSGIARGMLYLHEDSHLRIIHRDLKCSNILLDSEMNAKISDFGMARIFGVDQNQXLTQDKIVGTFGYMSPEYAMHGEFSVKSDVYSFGILLLEIICGKRNNFYHQLNGGEYLASYVWNQWREGTPLQVLDTAIVDPFSRDEVLRCLHICLLCIQEDPTIRPTMATVVLMLSSNSVTPPSPRRPAFFVRSRSRGLSIPMEELESDQAARRTLPSSTNGMSVTELYPR encoded by the exons ATGGCACTTCTCCTTCTCACTTGTGGTTTGCTTCGAAGAAAAGGAGAGGAGACGTATGAAGTCGTCAATTATAAAAGCG GTGCAAACGAACTTACCACTGTGGAGTCCTTGCAATTTGAATTGGCTACAATACAAGCTGCGACGAATGATTTCTCTCATGAAAAAAAGTTGGGTGAAGGTGGATTTGGTGAAGTTTTCCAG GGTAAACTTCCTAATGGGCAACAAATTGCGGTGAAGAGGCTATCTCAAAGCTCAAGACAGGGTGATGAAGAATTCAAGAACGAAGTTCTGTTAGTCGCGAAGCTTCAACATAGAAACCTTGTACGACTGCTCGGATTTTGCTTGGAGGGAGACGAAAAGCTACTTGCCTACGAGTTTGTGCCAAATAAAAGCCTTGATTACTTCTTATTTG ACCCTGAAAAAAGGAGACAACTAGATTGGCCATTACGTTATAAAATAGTATCTGGGATCGCTCGAGGAATGCTCTATCTACATGAAGATTCTCATCTCCGGATCATCCATCGCGACCTAAAATGCAGTAACATCTTGTTAGATAGTGAAATGAACGCAAAGATTTCGGATTTTGGCATGGCAAGGATTTTTGGGGTCGATCAAAATCA GCTAACACAAGATAAAATCGTGGGGACATT TGGTTACATGTCTCCAGAATACGCAATGCATGGAGAGTTCTCAGTGAAATCCGATGTTTATAGCTTCGGCATACTACTTCTAGAGATCATTTGCGGCAAGAGAAATAACTTCTACCACCAATTGAATGGGGGTGAATATCTTGCTAGTTAT GTGTGGAATCAATGGAGAGAAGGCACGCCCTTGCAAGTGTTGGACACAGCTATCGTGGATCCATTTTCAAGAGATGAAGTGCTTCGATGCCTGCACATCTGCTTGCTATGCATTCAGGAAGATCCGACTATTAGACCCACCATGGCCACCGTAGTTCTCATGCTCAGCAGCAATTCCGTTACTCCGCCATCGCCTCGACGTCCGGCCTTCTTCGTCCGAAGTAGATCACGGGGACTGAGCATCCCAATGGAAGAGCTTGAATCAGACCAAGCTGCCAGGAGGACTCTGCCTTCGTCGACCAATGGCATGTCGGTTACCGAACTGTACCCCCGGTAA
- the LOC125314301 gene encoding cysteine-rich receptor-like protein kinase 25: MKSCFAFSVSLSFLLLILLSVYPQRSESAPLYLWHYCPNATLFAINSTYQSNLNALLSSLSSSAAAAAATNNAGGFANATAGQNPPDKAYGLFLCRGDVSATTCSDCVTTGKKDILQRCPNQRVSAIWYEECLLRYSNQSIFSVVEEVPALLLRNITGNITDPAKLVQVFGNTIKDVAWRASGKTFAIATADVTTLERLYTMAQCTPDLTPWDCNTCLRSVIPLLPEGHVGGMMCTPSCIVRFALHLFYNASVVPGPLPPPVTSAELAPVPPPHEGIWEM, encoded by the coding sequence ATGAAGTCTTGCTTCGCCTTCTCCgtctctctttccttcctcctcctcattcTTCTCAGCGTTTATCCTCAACGTTCTGAATCAGCACCTTTGTATCTATGGCATTACTGCCCAAACGCCACCCTCTTCGCTATCAATTCCACCTACCAATCCAACCTCAACGCcctcctctcttccctctcctcctccgccgctgctgccgccgccaccAACAACGCCGGCGGCTTCGCCAATGCCACTGCCGGCCAAAACCCTCCTGACAAGGCCTACGGGCTCTTCCTCTGCCGCGGCGACGTCAGTGCCACCACGTGCAGCGACTGCGTCACCACCGGAAAGAAGGATATCCTCCAGAGATGCCCCAACCAGCGAGTCTCTGCGATCTGGTACGAGGAGTGCCTGTTGAGGTACTCGAACCAGTCCATCTTCTCGGTCGTGGAAGAAGTGCCTGCTTTATTACTGAGGAACATCACCGGGAACATCACTGACCCGGCCAAGTTGGTGCAAGTTTTCGGAAACACCATCAAAGACGTCGCCTGGAGGGCGTCGGGAAAGACATTCGCAATTGCGACGGCCGATGTTACCACGCTTGAGAGGCTGTACACGATGGCACAGTGCACGCCGGACTTGACGCCGTGGGACTGTAACACGTGCCTCCGGTCGGTGATTCCGCTTCTTCCCGAGGGGCACGTAGGAGGGATGATGTGTACTCCGAGCTGCATCGTGAGGTTCGCGTTGCACCTCTTTTATAACGCCTCCGTCGTGCCCGGCCCGCTTCCTCCTCCGGTTACATCAGCTGAACTGGCCCCAGTTCCTCCTCCTCATGAAGGTATATGGGAAATgtaa